CATTCGACACATCCTTCCCATGCCTCCTACAAACCTTAGTAGATTTTTGCCACTTATCTCTACCGgatgatgaattgtttgatatACTATGGCCATCATTATATTGTGTCGTGCTTCTTATTCGATCCTAAAGTAGTggttttaagttttattcaagATCTTTGATGGCCTAGCTTATTGTTTCTTGCATTCTTCAAGCTTTTCAGGTCCTACAAATGAGCCAATCCCCAGCAGTAACTTGGCTGAATCAAAACCTTGTGAGCAGAACTTACGTGATCAGGTGCATAGAGACAATGCAGGAATTGGGAGTAACCAACATGATGTGGCAGGAATTCTTAAATATCAGCAGGGTTATGATATGTCTAATGttagtttctagttttgttcatgatttggtgaatttgatttttttcccACCTTTGTGATGTTAAATGCTATGTCTTTGCAGGATGCTATTAATCATTCTAGAAAACCAAAAGTCAGGAAGAAAGGCAAAGACAGCATTCTGTCCTCATCAACTGTTCCGGATGCTATTGAGCAGCAAGGTTCTATTtctaagggttttttttttttgttaaatcttGGTTGATGTCCTTATTCATAAATGACTGAGCATTATAATTTTCCTTAGATGCTGCCATTGGAGGCTTCTCTGAATTGTTGGAGGGCATTTGTTCTAGATCAGAGATTTTTAGTGATGACCGGGATGAAGCAGAATGGTTACCGTTAACTGTTGGTGATCTTAAAACGGTTGTCAATGAAATTATTTCCATCCGAGCAAAGAGAATACTACATTTGGTTCCCATAGATATTCTGTCAAGATTCTTAAGGGTTTTAGATCATCAGATTCATCGAGCAGAAGGTTTATCGATTAATGGCTCTGAACATGTAAGTTTGTAGTCTTAATTTCACATGCTTGCAGTTATGCATTTCTGAATACAGCGTCTTGAACATAGAGAATCTTCGGCTGATGTttattcatttaatttttataacAAGGATTTAGTAATGAAGTACACAAAATTATTCTTGTTCTATCCGGCTGAGTTTTTCTGTTATTATGTACTTTATCCTTTGAAGGAATGACTGTCGAGCTGCCTCTGTTCTCATTTACGTCTAGTTATCCAACCTCTATTTGATATGGACATTTTAggttttgtttcaaatttggACTATTTTGCATTTGGTTCAATAGACTTGTAGATGTCTCTGGCTCCTTACATCTTTATCTTTCCTTGCAAGAATGGTTTTGGGTGGATCACATGCAATTCATTTAAAAGTTTTTTGCTAAAGTTTCATGTATCTTGGACTCTCTCCTACATGTAGAAGGGAAATTGTGCAGTGGAATTGCAGccactctctctttctctctctccccctccctCCCCATGTGCATGTTTAAGTTTCCATGTgctgttttatttcttttttgaaaagaATGTGCTAGCATATAACTTATCCTGTTTAAGAAAATCCTTTTATATATATTCTTCTCGTTAGTGCTCTCTTTTCTATGGTACTAAATCGTTTTCTGATATTCCAGTCAGACTCAGATGTGATGACGTCCATTTATGTTGCTTTGGAATCCATTCATGCAGCTTTGGCAATTATGGCTCATACTGGCATGGCTAAGCAACTTTATAAGGAAGAGGTATGCCCATTTAACTTGAAGCAGTTTGAACTTGTCAGGAATAGATATTTTATCAATATTTGCTGATAATGTGGACGTGCTATGGAATCAAATTTTGCATTCGAAGTATGTATGTGTGGTATGGATTACAGTAAGGCTTTTTGAGTGATGACAGTCTACCCGTTTCAGATCATTGAAAGGATTGTGGAGTTCTCTAGGCATCAGATCATGGATATTATGTCAGCTTGTGATCCAGCATATCGTGCTTTGCATAAACCAAATGATATTGGCGCTCCTGATGGTAGGTCATATCTGCATGTTCATAAGCTACGCATTCTCTTCATGAATTATCTATGTTGTGCCAAACGTATTCATCTTCTGGGACACCTCATGCCTCCTGATTTTTACCCAGCTGATTGTGACGAGAATTGTGACAGTTCTATTGGGTCTTATGCTTGTGATGAAGGGAATTTTAGGTTATAATTCTGCAAATATCATTTTACCATGGCCTTGTCATGTACTCATGTTTGCCTCCATTTTAAGTATTTGCCATCGAAGTcatatttgtttttgttttcagatgatgaagatgaagaaattgaagggGACTATGGTTCAGCTAGTAAGAAACGGCGAACTACTAGGAATCTTAAACTCAGAAAGTCAAATCCAAAcaagtatcaaatatttcatacttcaTCTTCATCTACATTTTTGTTGCAGGTCTTTTTGGTGGTTTGGGAGGGACTTTTCGTTTATTTTTTTTGATTCTTTTTTCTTGGCTGTTGTGAATTTTAGGGCATCTGCTGTGGTGAATAGTATACTCCAGAAGCTTTGTACCATTGTTGGCTTTCTTGAGGATTTGCTGTCGATAGAGCGCCTGTCAGACAGTTGTATTCTCCAGCTCATCAGGACTAGTTTCACAACATTTCTAGTGGACAATATCCATCTTTTGCAGCTTAAAGCAATCAGTTTGATTAGTGGGGTAAAAATTTCAAACTCGTACATTCAGTtgttttatatgaaaaatggagcaGCTTTTAGCTAAACTTTATGGCATCTGCTGCTGGATATCCAGATATTTCATACGTACACACAGCATCGTGCTTATGTGATGGATGAAGCACTACAGGTTCTTCTAAAGTTACCATTCTCAAAGCGTGTACCCCGGACTTATCATCTCCCCGATGAAGAGCAAAAGCAGATTCAGATCATTACTGCTCTGTTAATTCAATTAATTCACTGTAGTGCTAACCTTCCTGAGGTGTTAAGGCAATCAAGTAGCGTTCCTTCTCTGGAGGTCTCTTTAGACACCAATTATCCTACTAAATGTCATGAGGCAATTACAGAATCCTGCTGTCTTTTCTGGAGTCGAGTTCTTCAGAGGCTTACTGGGTCAAAGAACCAGGATTCATCGGAGTTGAAGACAATGATTGAGAATCTTGTAGTTGATTTGCTTGTCACTTTGAATCTCCCCGAGTATCCTGGTTCTGCGCCAATTTTGGAGGTAGCTCTAATTCTATTTTCTCATTCTTGAATTTTCTAGAAAATTGCATGTTAATGATGGTTATGTGCAGGTCCTTTGCGTCCTCCTCCTCCAGAATGCTGGACCAAAATCTAAGGATATTTCTGCTCGTTCAATGGCCATTGACCTCCTTGGCACCATTGCCTCTAGGTTGAAACATGATGCTGTTCGTTGCAGGAAGGAGAAATTTTGGATAGTTCATCAGTTAACAAGCGGTGAAAGCAGCTTTGTAAGTTCTGCATGTTGTGTTTGTTTGAATGCGAGGAATGAAAAACAACTATTTGCATGTCAAGGTTGCCAGAGACTGTATCATGTTGACTGTATTGGAGTTGGACGAAATGAAGTTTCTACTCACAGTTTCTATTGTCAAATCTGTATTTGCAAAAAGCAACTTCTTGTTTTAAAATCATACTCTGAGTCGCAGAGCAAGGATGATGAGAAAAAGGGTCATAAACTTTCTGGAATGTCTTCCGACAATTTTGAGGTCGcaaatttggagattgttcaacAAATGCTCCTAAATTACCTACAGGACGCCAGTTCTGTTGATGTGCATCTCTTCATCCGGTGGTTCGTTTTCAGCACAAGTCCTTTTCTCTTGTTGAATTTGGGTCCTCAGTTAacttttattctatttttgGTCCTTGGCTAACTTATAAAGATGATTTGATTTGCAGGTTCTACATCTGTATATGGTACAAAGATGACCCAAGTGCTCAACAGAAGTTCTACTATTACCTTTCAAGATTGAGATCTAAAGCAATTCTGCGAGACTCTAGTACTGTTTCAACATTTTTGGCAAGAGATACGGTGAAGAAGATAGCTTTGGCATTGGGACAGGATAATTCTTTCTCCCGAGGATTTGAGAAGATTCTTCAAGTGCTTCTGGTTTGTAGAACGCTGCATTTGAATTCTGATCAATTATAATATCTATCCTTATGGCTTACAATTTTCCAGGCAAGCCTCAGGGAAAACTCTCCAGTGATTCGTGCCAAGGCAATGCGAGCGGTAAgtttgaatcattttcttcaCTGTAAACTTGCTTTTAAGGCGGGGTTTCTTGGTTTCCAAGACTGATCGACCTTCTACAATTGTGTACATGGTGATGAGATTAGGTCAGTATAATTGTTGAAGCTGATCCAGAGGTCTTGCGTGATAAGCTTGTTCAAACTGCTGTTGAAGGAAGGTTTTGTGATTCTGCTATCTCAGTTAGAGAAGCAGCACTTGAACTTGTTGGTAGGCATATTGCTTCGCATCCTGATGTTGGTTTACAGGTATGGTGTCAAGATTGTGTTGCTGGTAGCAATTTAATGTGATAGTATATTAACTTTTTATGCTTTGTTTTAGTATTTTGAAAAGGTAGCAGAAAGAATAAAGGATACTGGAGTAAGTGTGCGAAAACGTGCGATCAGGATCATAAGGGATATGTGCACTTCAAATCCGAATTTCGCAGAATTCACAACTGCTTGCATAGATATTATCTCCCGTGTGAATGATGAAGAATCCAGCATACAGGTAGTGTTACGATAGTGAAACTAATTTCCAATTGTGATTAGCATGTTGCTTGTATCTGAGATTGTATATCCTTGTATATCCTGTACTCTTTACTTGTTCTTCTATTTCAGGCCACTACTAGACTTAGAAATGACTTTTTCATATTGGGCTTCCTGAGAAATATTTACCTATATGGAATGTTTGCTGTATTGAGAATCAAGTCACTCTAATGATAATCAATTCGAGGATTCTGGACACCACTTGGCTTTTTAATTCATTTGCATGCTGCTTTGTTCTATTCTTTTCCTTAtttgatgcttttttttttctcttggttGCTTGTGGATTATGATGTCTTTATGGAGATAGTATCGTTTTACCTGTTTATGCAAAAAGCTTCTGGGTGATGACTGAGACCTCATAACTTAGGGAATGAGTGAGgtattttgctatattttctgtTAATCGGCTTATAAGGTAGTAATTTCTGCCACAAATTGGTCTTTACTTGATATATTGAAGCCAAACATCCTTATCTCATAGTTTGTATGAGAACTCCAAAACTTACTGTTATATTGGCTGTATATATTAACGGGCACTATGTCATGAGATactctatttttcctttctccacCTGCAGGACCTAGTTTGCAAGACATTTTATGAGTTTTGGTTTGAAGAACCATCTGGTACGCAAAGTCATCATTTTAAAGATGGAAGTTCTGTTCCATTAGAAGTAGCTAAGAAGACAGAGCAGATTGTTGAGATGCTGAGAAGAGTGCGCAGTTACCAACTCCTTGTAGTTGTCATTAAGCGTAACTTAGTCCTTGATTTTTTTCCACAATCAGCTAAGGCTGTCGGGATCAACCCTGTCTCACTTGCTTCGGTGCGTCGGCGATGTGAGCAAATGTGCAAGTGCCTGTTGGAGAAAATATTACTGGTATCCAAATTATTCGCTTTAGCTCCCTCTGTATCATTTGCTAGATATGTAGCATACTCCTCTAAAGATTTGAATCCACAAACTATATAATTTCCTCTTCAGGTAACAGAAATGAGTAGTGAGGAAGGAGATGTTCGCATGCTCCCGTATGTGCTACTCTTACATGCCTTTTGTGTTGTAGATCCTATGCTATGTGCACCAGCATCTGACCCTTCTCTGTTTGTGGTCACTCTGCAGCCATATTTGAAATCTCAGGTTATCATGTTTCTCTTTTTTAGTTAATATATGGTGCTTTTTAATTGGAATGTAGAATTTCACAAGTGTTGCATTTATAGTATGTTCTTTGCTATTAAAACTTTTACAGGAATATGTGGTTGAGAATGGCTGTGATAAATCTCATGCGTGCACATAAAAGCGTTTGTCATAACTTCGTAAATCCACATAAATGTTTGATGTGTAGTTTCATCATTCTACATAGATTGTGATGATTGCTAAAACTCCATGTGATATGCTTCAACAAATGAATAGAAATATGTGATGTTTTCTGTGTAAtgtaaagaatcaaaatggtgGAAAGAATCATACAAAGCTTTATACTTTTCTGTTAGAAAATAATGTATGTGTTAGTTACACAGGTTTTGCAATTTAGAACAATTAGTTTGGGTCAGGCTGAGTAAGTTTGATGGACATTTAAGGGGGAGAATATTAAGTTTTCCGGGAAGTCTGAAAATCTACTTTTGACAAAATGTGACATAATTGGGCACTTATTGGCTTCTCTGAGGCTTCATTTTAAGTTTTCAACAGTTGCTTTGTCTGTTGCTTGATATCCAAGATTAACTTTTAGTTTTCTGTTTCCCTTTAATATATGCTTAAATTGGATAGATAACATCTTTATTCGTCGATAAGTGGTATTCTTGATTCGGAAAATAATGTATGGTGTTGTTTCTCTCTTTAGTTGGATAATTGTGTTAGTAAATGAAGTGATATATTTAGTTCCtccttttcaaaatgaatgcCTATTTGACTCTTTCTTCGTTGCAAAGTTTTTCCATTTATGTATTAACTTCCCTTAATTGTTGGACAAAAACCTCTTGGAATGATAAGAAAGTAATTACAAGTTTTAAACTTGGCATTGAATAAACCGAAACAACTCTTGCTCTGAAAACCTAATATTCAGTAACTATTGTTGAATTAATAGATTTTGGAATACGAAGAAAGGACGCTGTATTGTCACATGTTTGTTGAATAGTTCCACTATGCAGCATGTCATCTTGAAGCATAATACTTTTTAACTCTTTTTTGTAGAATTTGGCTTCTTGGCCGACTTAAAATGCAGTACTTTGACCATCTGGACGTAGTAGACTATGGCTGGTCTGTGATTGAGTACCTTGAGGGATTGCATTGCACATTTAGTGAGTTTGGTTTTATAACTAGTTAATGCCCTACTTAGTAGAGGAAGTTAATGGGGTTCTTGGAATAACCTCCTTCCATCCAAGAATTTTCTCTGCGTTCAGAAATTAGAGCAATATGTTATTTGACGGTTGAATATGTTTCAGTTCAATCAACTGTTGTACTTTTAAAGTTTCAGCTATACCACAGATTTGAAATATTATGTTTTATTACCATTGTTTACCTTATGTATCATATTCAGTAATGTGTGCAATTGTGGCATATTGGATAAAGCCTTGATCATTGTCATTTGTCTTGTTTCTTGCTTGCATGTCAATTGGTGTTTACCAATTGAAGATAAGCATATCTGCTTCTTGTGTGTACTGGATGATTTCTTACCTTACATCAGTTATTTTTCCTTTGTCACCTTGCTTGTTGTACTTGAtttcctttattttatttaaatacaTTATCATCTTTGTGAATTTCTAAATGAGCAGAATTAAGACAAGTAAGAAACCTAATTTACAATGAATATCTCACTCAGTTTACTTGCATGCAGACTGACACTCGAGTTGCTGCCCAGCTATTGGAGAGTATAATCTTTGTAATAGACTCCGTCTTGCCCATGCTTCGTAAACTTCCACCAAGCGTTGTTGAAGAACTTGAACAAGATTTAAAGCAAATGATTGTCCGCCATTCTTTCTTGACTGTTGTTCATGCTTGCATCAAGTACTTTTTCTCAATCAAGCTTGTTATATACCTACCAAGAAATATTGATGCTTTTACCTGAGTTTTGTATTGTAATCTGAATGGGAAGTGCTATACATTATGCTGTCGAGTATAAACTAGGTTTCTTTTCTACTACCATATCAAATAGTGAGAATTTTACTCCTTTCCGATTTAGAAATGTTAAGGGTTTTTTGATTACATTTGGAGCTATATCTCTCAACAAGAGTTCAATTTTTGTCATAGGAATTCTTTTATCACTTAGAATCCTGACATTCTAatgcctttttctttattttgatgGAATTGATGTATATGCTATGTCTGGAGGATAATACTGTTTAGGCAAACATGTTACATATGAAATTTTTGCATACTAGTGTGTACCGGATGTTTAATTTCTCTTGGGATGCTTCCAAATGCTTTTTAACCTTTCtgattcttgtttctttttctgaCAAGATTTTTGACCCTCAAACTAACAGGTGCCTGTGCTGTGTGAGCAAAGTAATGGGGAAAGGTGCACATGTAGTCGAATTACTTATACAGTTTTTTTATAAACGTCTGGATGCATTGGGGCTCGACAACAAGGAGGTTGGTGATAAATTTCTTGAAAGATCAATTAGTATTAAACCAGTAAATGTCATGCCCAGTAGTAAATACCTATCTTAGGCCTAAATTGGTATGGTGGTATTATCTACATTTTGCTGCAGGTCTTTGCCAGTTAGTAATCATTACTTGCATTATAATTATTTTCAGCAAGTAGGACGTTCTCTTTTCTGTCTTGGATTGCTGATACGATATGGGAGCTCATTGCTTACTGCATCTGCTTCCAGCTACAAAAATATAGATGTCATTAGCAGCTTGAATTTGTTTAAAAAGTATCTCCAGGCTGAGGACTTCATTATTAAGGCTAGAGCACTGCAGGTGAGTCCCCTGTGCTGTCTCTCTGATATATGTCAGTTTTTTTGGTGCAAATTTTTACTATTTGTTCTGTTTATCTTTTCAGTTTACTTTTTTTCAGTGTGAATTTTAGCCACATAATTATGTATTTCTGCAGGCTTTAGGATATGTTTTAATTGCTCGGCCTGAATGCATGCTAGAAAAGGACGTTGGGAAAATTTTAGAGGCAACACTTTCTTCTAGTACTGATGCTCGTCTCAAGGTAACATCCACTACCTATGTTTCTACTGTAACTTTCCATGATTCGAATTAAGCTGTTTGTTGCACAGATGCAATCATTGCAAAATATGTATGAGTATCTTCTGGATGCGGAAAGTCAAATGGGAGCTGATAAAGCTGGTAACATGGAGGATATTGGCTCAACAGATGATGGCCACGGTGTTCCTGTAGCTGCAGGTGCTGGTGATACTAACATTTGTGGTGGTATAGTTCAGTTGTATTGGGATATGATCTTAGGAAGGTGTCTGGATGTGAATGAACAAGTGCGTCAATCTGCTTTAAAGGTGAGTTGTTGATTATTTTGTGCAGAGCGTTTGGCAAATGCAATGTTTCATTTTCTAGTTAGCTAGGTACAGTTAGTTTGAATATTCTTAAAAATTATTGATTAATGAGCTAGTAGCTTTAAAGTCATGTCACAGGGATGTCTCAACTTTGGAAACCTCCTATGCAGACTTCATCTGGTTTTACTACCCTGAATGGGCAGGGTTGACCTTTTCTCTTTAACTATTCAAGTTCTTGATGAATGAATGGCTAggttatttctttatttggctGTTCCAGATTCCAGAATTTAAATCTATTTTCAGGGTTGCTTCATGCTAAGTTTTGGTGTTTGACTTATTTTTCTGTTTGAGATTATAGATTGTGGAAGTGGTTCTGCGTCAAGGTCTGGTGCATCCTATTACTTGCGTACCCTACCTCATAGCACTTGAAACAGATCCTCAGGAGGCAAATGCTAAGCTGGCTAATCATTTGTTGATGAATATGAATGAGAAGTATGTTgctttataatttttaaaactattttaccTCTCGATACTTTCAATTCCTCTTAGCAGCGCTTTTGTACAGGTACCCAGCTTTTTTTGAAAGCCGTTTAGGAGATGGTCTTCAATTGTCATTTGTGTTTATGCGGTGCTTGAATCAAAATTCTTCTGCCCATTTAGACCCAAAAGCTGTGTCAAAACTCTCTGGTAATCTTAAAGGAAAACCTGATGCTAGCCCCTTTGCTTATGCGAGGCTTGGGATTTCTCGAATCTACAAGCTCATCCGTGGTAATCGTGTGTCCAGAAACAAGTTTATGGCCTCAATTGTTCGGAAATTTGACATGCCAAGCTGGAATGATTCTGTCATCCCTTTCTTAATGTAAGTTCTGCTACTAATACCCGTACTGTAGTACATTGGATCTGTTTCATTAGTGTATTGAAGCCAGTGGTGCCTTTGTTTTTGTAGATATTGCACGGAAATTCTGTCATTGCTCCCTTTTACATTGCCTGATGAGCCTCTTTATCTCATCTATACTATAAATCGAGTTATACAAGTTAGAGCTGGAATACTTGAAGCAAACATGAAAGCATTTTTGCATTTGTTAAGAGGAGAAAACCAGGAAATTGATGGAAACGGAATTATTCGGCCTGATCCTTCCACACTAGCTCATGAAAGCAATGTGAGTGAGCAAATACCTGAAGATTTAGATGGGCAAAGTCCATCTAGGTATGCATCGAAGGATTTGGGAATGCCTGATATCACCACAGGCAACTCTCATGGTATATCTGGAGGTGATCTGCAGAAGATCCAGGTATATGTTTGCTTCACTCTAGATTGCACACATTCTTAGCATGTGTAGATTAGAAACAGGCATAGTTTGTATCTGCTTATGAGTTATATACATGAATTTTCTGTAGCTAAGTAGTGAAGGGACTAAAAAGGAGAAAGGAGGTACTCTGGATTTAATTAGCTGAATAGCAGCATGTCAAGAATTATCAAAAGTGACAAGCTTGTTCAGAAGAAATGATATTTTGGACTCATATATGCTGTGGTTGAAAATTTGTGATTTGATGGACTTGTTTTAGCTTGAATACTAATCAAGAATCTTAGGTCTAACAGGAATTTGTTGTTCAGCATCTTTTggtgaagaaataaattggtttTAATAGCATGCATTGAAATATGTTGGATCTGTTGCTGCTTATGCAGGCAGATTGTCTCGCTGCTGGTGCACTGCAGTTActtttgaagctcaagaggCACCTCAAGATTGTATACAGCCTAGACGATGCCCGTTGCCAAGTAATATTTGTTAGAATGCCATTGTTGCTTTTAAGATCTTCAATGAACGTTATTTCAGGTGAAAACACCGTTTTTTATTTTCCTCTTACCAGGCATTTTCTCCAAATGAACCCCCAAAACCAGGGGACTTTCTCTCGAGACAGAATATGCCCTTCAACATCAGTGATGTTACCATTGATCCACCTAGCAATTATGAGGACTTGTTACAGAGATACCAGGTAATTCGACTATTTCTGTTTAGACACTAACAGCCCGTTTGGTTGCTATTAAGGAATAGCAATGACAATCACTATGGAAGACCCCCTCAATGATAATGGATTTGTGAAGATTCCTTTTGATGAAATCTTGTGTTTGGTAGACACTATAAAGGAAATGGCTTattgaattaaaaaagaagaaaattattatccttttccttctttctcttcAGCTCCAGAGTCCAGCAATGGTTTCATGGCCACCAACCACCACCACCATTTATTTTCGGTTTTTGCTTCCTTTCTTATGATTTCTTGCCATCCTGCCGACTAAAGCACTGATTTGATCCATGGAACTTGGTAGCATTCTTTCCTGATGCAAGGTTTCCTTTTGCAACCTTTAATTTCAGTGGGATCTTGAAAATAATCTCTAATCTTAATCCAAATTCCGGGAAGTATTGGCTTAATAAAGTAGCAGGCTTATCAGCTGTCCCAAGATACAAACCTTGAAAGGAAACTGAACGATCTTTTCTCCTCCTTTTACAACTGGTGCTGGATTTTGAAAGGATCATTCTCACGAAAAGATCTTCAGGAAATTGATGCTGCTCCCACTGCCAGTGACACTATCACTATTCACTACCGCTAGTGCCTTCACCACTGTCAGATCCCACGATCTCCAGTATCACACACAGCAATTCAACAAATTTTAACTTAAAAATTgtttctaaaaataaaaacaaaaagtcTCATCACACCATAACTTTTTATAGAGagaaaagggggagaaattgcatgggggagagagagggagggagggagggagaaagAATGGAGGAGAGAGAGATTGGGATGAAGGGGGGGTAGTGGGAAGATGGGAGAGGTGGAGCTAGAAGGGAGAAACTGCAGATTTGATGCTGCAGTCAtccttttccttcctttttttttagcttGATTGGTAATGGGAGTGAAATTACCCAAATCAGTGGGTAATGAAAGACCCAAAAGTGGTTAATGAAAAAGTCCATATTGGTGTACCAAACACCATCAATGATAATCATTACTCTCATTGCCATCGAGGGGTGGTaacccctccccctcccccaaaACCAAACGGGCTGTAAGATGCAGTTCAGTAGCTTGTAGAGGTATCATTGACTGTCATAGAGGTCTGCTGTGTCTGTGAACTTGCCCTTGCTTGCACTTTTTTCGTTTTGGACGGCACCTTGTTTTTTGTTTCTATACCTGTCTGCTGTTGTCACTGTGtgttttaacattttttttcccctcctttCTTTGAGACGTATGTTAGTGTAGCCTGTTAAAGTTCAGAGCTTCACCATGGACTAAGTGTTGTGTTTGATGGAGTGTCCGTTCGTATTTCAAAGCCAATGCCCTGTTCCTAATCCTCTCTGCCCCTTTCACCATGCCTCTGACACCAAAAGTGGCCATACCACCTTATGTGTGAATTGGCTTAGGAGTACTTGCATAACTTTGCACGAGTCTCAGATGAGAAATGTT
The genomic region above belongs to Coffea arabica cultivar ET-39 chromosome 7c, Coffea Arabica ET-39 HiFi, whole genome shotgun sequence and contains:
- the LOC140010364 gene encoding sister chromatid cohesion protein SCC2-like isoform X1, yielding MARPPTSGTGGIPRGISLSNSLHSEVAPCLPLPSLPVFCGALDQELRLFDELHSAASRSVNRIDVVSQAGKIAQLLSNTDVSYLSIRGDVSSQPQGFVGHHDLYDEVLRYNSQAFDYISPGPTNEPIPSSNLAESKPCEQNLRDQVHRDNAGIGSNQHDVAGILKYQQGYDMSNDAINHSRKPKVRKKGKDSILSSSTVPDAIEQQDAAIGGFSELLEGICSRSEIFSDDRDEAEWLPLTVGDLKTVVNEIISIRAKRILHLVPIDILSRFLRVLDHQIHRAEGLSINGSEHSDSDVMTSIYVALESIHAALAIMAHTGMAKQLYKEEIIERIVEFSRHQIMDIMSACDPAYRALHKPNDIGAPDDDEDEEIEGDYGSASKKRRTTRNLKLRKSNPNKASAVVNSILQKLCTIVGFLEDLLSIERLSDSCILQLIRTSFTTFLVDNIHLLQLKAISLISGIFHTYTQHRAYVMDEALQVLLKLPFSKRVPRTYHLPDEEQKQIQIITALLIQLIHCSANLPEVLRQSSSVPSLEVSLDTNYPTKCHEAITESCCLFWSRVLQRLTGSKNQDSSELKTMIENLVVDLLVTLNLPEYPGSAPILEVLCVLLLQNAGPKSKDISARSMAIDLLGTIASRLKHDAVRCRKEKFWIVHQLTSGESSFVSSACCVCLNARNEKQLFACQGCQRLYHVDCIGVGRNEVSTHSFYCQICICKKQLLVLKSYSESQSKDDEKKGHKLSGMSSDNFEVANLEIVQQMLLNYLQDASSVDVHLFIRWFYICIWYKDDPSAQQKFYYYLSRLRSKAILRDSSTVSTFLARDTVKKIALALGQDNSFSRGFEKILQVLLASLRENSPVIRAKAMRAVSIIVEADPEVLRDKLVQTAVEGRFCDSAISVREAALELVGRHIASHPDVGLQYFEKVAERIKDTGVSVRKRAIRIIRDMCTSNPNFAEFTTACIDIISRVNDEESSIQDLVCKTFYEFWFEEPSGTQSHHFKDGSSVPLEVAKKTEQIVEMLRRVRSYQLLVVVIKRNLVLDFFPQSAKAVGINPVSLASVRRRCEQMCKCLLEKILLVTEMSSEEGDVRMLPYVLLLHAFCVVDPMLCAPASDPSLFVVTLQPYLKSQTDTRVAAQLLESIIFVIDSVLPMLRKLPPSVVEELEQDLKQMIVRHSFLTVVHACIKCLCCVSKVMGKGAHVVELLIQFFYKRLDALGLDNKEQVGRSLFCLGLLIRYGSSLLTASASSYKNIDVISSLNLFKKYLQAEDFIIKARALQALGYVLIARPECMLEKDVGKILEATLSSSTDARLKMQSLQNMYEYLLDAESQMGADKAGNMEDIGSTDDGHGVPVAAGAGDTNICGGIVQLYWDMILGRCLDVNEQVRQSALKIVEVVLRQGLVHPITCVPYLIALETDPQEANAKLANHLLMNMNEKYPAFFESRLGDGLQLSFVFMRCLNQNSSAHLDPKAVSKLSGNLKGKPDASPFAYARLGISRIYKLIRGNRVSRNKFMASIVRKFDMPSWNDSVIPFLIYCTEILSLLPFTLPDEPLYLIYTINRVIQVRAGILEANMKAFLHLLRGENQEIDGNGIIRPDPSTLAHESNVSEQIPEDLDGQSPSRYASKDLGMPDITTGNSHGISGGDLQKIQADCLAAGALQLLLKLKRHLKIVYSLDDARCQAFSPNEPPKPGDFLSRQNMPFNISDVTIDPPSNYEDLLQRYQEFKNALKEDTVDYSTYTANIKRKRPPPRRGGRSGRTMGGDDEDDENDEDWGSAMRRLSNSGRKAYNSRSRQRM